A window from Leifsonia shinshuensis encodes these proteins:
- a CDS encoding amino acid permease, with product MTATSEPGKAAARQTRADGTSAPSPDHVKPHPFDAVPHKPAIGAPGTTATKFMSLTQLAMLTVVAVASLRSLPAMAGFGLGSVTLFIIPAIFFLIPVALVAAELATGWKGGVFTWVRMAFGEKWGFQAIWLQWVQNVVWYPTQIAFIAASLAFVFLDPNLANSGFYTAVVILVIYWFSTYITLRGGNLFAKVGSWSGLAGTIFPGVLLILFGIIWLGTGHPSETPLTASAIIPPFTGIASIVLIVSNVLAYAGMEVNAVHANDLKNPGSGYPKTVLISSILILGIFIFPTIAISVAVPSSELGLTTGINLAFKTYFDAWGMGWAVPLISLLIALGAFASVVTWIAGPSRGLLAAARSGYLPVFLQRRNKAGVQVGILNVQGIVVTLLAALFIFVPNINTAFILLVDMAAALYLIMYMLMFAAAMRLRRTHPQVVRTYRTPAMGLIATIGFLACFAAFALGFVPPAGFAAGAPGWAYPLLVAVVVIILGVPPLIFYAIRHPSWDQRTPEEKATFDDVLVNPGQTAAPPGASAAPPATPPAPPRTGPAAGPV from the coding sequence ATGACGGCAACGAGCGAGCCCGGCAAGGCCGCGGCTCGGCAGACACGGGCCGACGGAACGTCGGCGCCTTCCCCCGACCACGTGAAGCCGCATCCCTTCGACGCGGTTCCGCACAAGCCGGCCATCGGTGCCCCGGGCACCACCGCGACCAAGTTCATGAGCCTGACGCAGCTGGCGATGCTGACGGTGGTGGCCGTCGCCTCGCTGCGCAGCCTCCCCGCCATGGCCGGCTTCGGCCTCGGCTCGGTGACGCTGTTCATCATCCCGGCGATCTTCTTCCTGATCCCGGTGGCGCTGGTGGCCGCGGAACTGGCGACCGGCTGGAAGGGCGGCGTCTTCACCTGGGTGCGGATGGCGTTCGGCGAGAAGTGGGGATTCCAGGCGATCTGGCTTCAGTGGGTGCAGAACGTGGTCTGGTATCCCACGCAGATCGCCTTCATCGCGGCGTCGCTGGCGTTCGTGTTCCTCGACCCGAACCTGGCGAACTCCGGCTTCTACACGGCGGTCGTCATCCTGGTCATCTACTGGTTCTCGACCTACATCACCCTCCGCGGCGGCAACCTGTTCGCGAAGGTCGGGTCGTGGTCGGGGCTGGCGGGAACGATCTTCCCGGGCGTGCTGCTCATCCTGTTCGGGATCATCTGGCTCGGGACCGGCCACCCGAGCGAGACGCCGCTGACCGCCTCCGCGATCATCCCGCCCTTCACCGGCATCGCCTCGATCGTGCTCATCGTCTCCAATGTGCTCGCCTACGCGGGCATGGAGGTGAACGCCGTGCACGCGAACGACCTGAAGAACCCGGGCAGCGGGTACCCGAAGACGGTGCTGATCTCGTCGATCCTCATCCTGGGCATCTTCATCTTCCCGACCATCGCGATCTCGGTCGCGGTGCCGTCGTCGGAGCTCGGGCTGACCACCGGCATCAACCTCGCGTTCAAGACGTACTTCGACGCCTGGGGGATGGGCTGGGCCGTCCCGCTGATCTCGCTGCTGATCGCCCTCGGCGCCTTCGCGTCCGTCGTGACGTGGATCGCCGGACCGTCCCGCGGCCTCCTCGCCGCGGCCCGCTCCGGCTACCTGCCGGTGTTCCTGCAGCGCCGGAACAAGGCGGGCGTGCAGGTCGGCATCCTGAACGTGCAGGGCATCGTGGTGACGCTGCTCGCGGCGCTGTTCATCTTCGTGCCGAACATCAACACCGCGTTCATCCTGCTGGTGGACATGGCCGCGGCGCTCTACCTGATCATGTACATGCTCATGTTCGCGGCGGCCATGCGGCTGCGGCGGACGCATCCGCAGGTCGTCCGCACGTACCGCACCCCGGCGATGGGCCTGATCGCGACGATCGGGTTCCTCGCCTGCTTCGCCGCATTCGCGCTCGGCTTCGTGCCGCCCGCGGGCTTCGCGGCCGGGGCTCCAGGATGGGCGTATCCGCTGCTGGTGGCGGTCGTCGTCATCATCCTGGGCGTGCCGCCGCTGATCTTCTACGCGATCCGGCACCCCTCCTGGGATC
- a CDS encoding glutamate decarboxylase: MTIAEPGEKSAAASSPSTAFTGINDRTQLNPIFARPGEDTDLPVDRIPDSESLPETAYQIVHDESMLDGNARLNLATFVGTWMDDHAARLYAESADKNMIDKDEYPQTAAIETRCWKIIAGLWNAPDPEKAIGTSTIGSSEACMLGGLALKRRWQQARRAAGKPTDKPNLIMSSAVQVCWEKFCNYWDVEARYVPISDEHKVLDGHDLEKYVDENTIGVVAIMGVTYTGMYEPVAEISKALDRIQADTGLDIKIHVDGASGGMIAPFLQKDLEWDFRVDRVVSISTSAHKYGLVYPGLGWVVWRTVDDLPSDLVFDVTYLGGHMPTFALNFSRPGAQVLLQYYLFLRLGWDGYYRVQKASQDVALYLSSEIAKMPAFELWNDGSDIPVFAWQLKKGHTDKWNLYHLSERLRLKGWLIPAYPMPDDIADLTVQRIVVRNGLSRNLAESLVVDIREAADYLDRLEAPMPVEGQVQSFTH, from the coding sequence AGGACACCGACCTGCCCGTCGACCGCATCCCGGACAGCGAGTCGCTGCCCGAGACGGCCTACCAGATCGTGCACGACGAGTCGATGCTCGACGGCAACGCACGCCTCAACCTGGCGACGTTCGTGGGCACCTGGATGGACGACCATGCCGCCCGGCTGTACGCCGAGTCCGCCGACAAGAACATGATCGACAAGGACGAGTACCCCCAGACGGCCGCGATCGAGACGCGATGCTGGAAGATCATCGCCGGCCTGTGGAACGCTCCCGACCCCGAGAAGGCGATCGGAACCTCCACCATCGGCTCGTCGGAGGCGTGCATGCTCGGCGGTCTCGCCCTGAAGCGCCGGTGGCAGCAGGCCCGGCGCGCCGCGGGCAAGCCGACCGACAAGCCGAACCTCATCATGTCGAGCGCCGTGCAGGTGTGCTGGGAGAAGTTCTGCAACTACTGGGACGTCGAGGCCCGCTACGTGCCGATCAGCGACGAGCACAAGGTGCTCGACGGGCACGACCTCGAGAAGTACGTCGACGAGAACACCATCGGCGTCGTCGCGATCATGGGCGTCACCTACACCGGGATGTACGAGCCGGTCGCGGAGATCTCGAAGGCGCTCGACCGCATCCAGGCCGACACGGGACTCGACATCAAGATCCACGTCGACGGCGCCTCCGGCGGGATGATCGCGCCGTTCCTGCAGAAGGACCTCGAGTGGGACTTCCGGGTCGACCGGGTCGTGTCGATCAGCACCTCCGCCCACAAGTACGGCCTGGTGTACCCCGGGCTCGGCTGGGTGGTCTGGCGCACGGTCGACGACCTGCCCTCCGACCTGGTGTTCGACGTGACGTACCTCGGCGGCCACATGCCGACCTTCGCGCTGAACTTCTCGCGCCCGGGCGCACAGGTGCTACTGCAGTACTACCTGTTCCTCCGGCTCGGGTGGGACGGCTACTACCGCGTCCAGAAGGCGTCGCAGGATGTCGCCCTCTACCTCTCCAGCGAGATCGCCAAGATGCCGGCGTTCGAGCTGTGGAACGACGGCTCCGACATCCCCGTCTTCGCCTGGCAGCTGAAGAAGGGCCACACCGACAAGTGGAACCTCTACCACCTGTCCGAGCGGCTCCGCCTGAAGGGATGGCTCATCCCGGCCTACCCGATGCCGGACGACATCGCCGACCTGACGGTGCAGCGCATCGTCGTCCGCAACGGGCTCAGCCGCAACCTGGCCGAGTCGCTGGTGGTCGACATCCGCGAGGCCGCCGACTACCTGGACCGCCTCGAGGCTCCGATGCCGGTCGAGGGCCAGGTCCAGTCCTTCACGCACTGA